The Thiorhodovibrio frisius genome segment CAATACCGCCGTGCTGGTGCACCAGGGCCGGCTGCTGGGCGCGGCGCCAAAAAGCTATCTGCCAAATTTTCGTGAGTTCTACGAAAAACGCCAGTTCAGCCCAGCGCGCGACGCATTGAGTCGAGAGATTTCTCTGCTCGGAGAGACCATCCCCTTCGGCAACGATTTACTGTTCGAGGCACGCAATCTGCCCGGCTGCGTGCTGCACATGGAGCTGTGCGAGGATCTGTGGACGCCCATTCCACCCAGCACCCATGCCGCCCTGGCAGGCGCCACCCTGCTGTTGAACCTCTCCGCCAGCAACATCACCATTGGCAAGGCCGCCGAGCGCAATGCCCTGTGCGCGGCTCAGTCTGGCAAGTGCCTGGCGGCTTATCTTTACTCTGCCGCTGGGCCGGGCGAGTCGAGCACAGATCTCGCCTGGGACGGCCATGCGGTGATCTACGAAAACGGCCAGTTATTAGCTGAGTCTGAGCGCTTCGCGCCCAGCGAGCAAATAATTCTGGCCGATATCGATCTCGATCTGCTCATTGGCGAGCGCCGCCGGCGCACCAGCTTTGGCGACGCAGCCGCCGCCGAGAGCGAACACCTGCGCGGGATGCGGCGGATTGGTTTCGCACCTGGGCTACCCGGCGGCGACCTGGGGCTCAGGCGCCGCGTCGAGCGCTTTCCTTTTGTGCCGGCCGATAGCCGCACACGCGATGCCTATTGCTACGAGGCCTACAACATTCAGGTACAGGCCCTGGCCAAACGGCTGGCTGCCACGAGCATCGAGCGACTGGTGATCGGCGTCTCCGGCGGACTGGATTCCACCCAGGCACTGCTGGTGGCCGCGCGCACCATGGACCGGCTCGGGCTGCCGCGCACCAATGTGCTGGCCTACACCCTGCCCGGCTTTGCCACCGGCGAGTCTACCCGCGTCAATGCCTGGACGCTGATGCGCGCACTCGGCGTGACTGCGGCAGAAATCGACATCCGCCCCTCCTGCCTGCAAATGCTCCAAGACCTCGGCCATCCTTTTGCCGACGGGCAGCCGGTGCATGATGTCACCTTCGAGAACGTGCAGGCCGGAGAGCGCACCTCGCATCTGTTCCGGCTAGCAAATCATCATCAGGCATTGGTGCTCGGCACCGGAGATCTGTCGGAAATCGCGCTGGGCTGGTCCACCTATGGCGTGGGCGATCAGATGTCGCATTACAATGTAAACGCATCGGTCAGCAAGACACTGATTCAATACCTGATCCGTTGGTTGATTGCCAGCAATCAATTCGATGATGCCACCAATGCAGTCCTGCAGCGCATTCTCGACACAGAAATCTCACCCGAGCTAGTGCCACCCGATGCGCAGGGCCATATTCAAAGCACCCAGGACATCATCGGCCCCTATGAACTTCAGGACTTTCACCTCTATTACATCAGCCGCTATGGTCTGCGCCCGAGCAAGGTAGCTTTTTTGGCCTGGCATGCCTGGCATGATCGCGCGCACGGCCCTTGGCCGGATGGCATGAGACCCGAGGATCAGCAAGAGTATGATCTAAGCAGCATTCGCCGCTGGCTTGAGGTCTTTGTCCGGCGCTTTTTCGGTGGCAGTCAATTCAAGCGCAGCTGCATGCCTAATGGGCCAAAAGTCAGCTCCGGCGGATCACTGTCGCCGCGCGGGGACTGGCGCGCGCCAAGCGATGCGGTGGCGGCGGTGTGGCTGGATGAGTTGCGGCAAAATGTGCCAAATATCACTTCGGCGGAAAAGTAAGAGCGAATTCATTCGCCCCTGCAAGCGATGCACGGTCGCCAATTGCTCTGACATCCGCATCTTGATGGAGAGCCAAGTGTTCTCAATGGGTCAATCAATCCTACAGCCGGGGCGGTTCTTCGCTGCGGTCATCCTGTTCATCATGGCGTCGACAGGACTGGCAAAAACGGCGGCAATCCCCTCCTATGATGTCTCAACCGCAGGTATCGCCTCTAACCCATTTCAGGTTTATTTGATTCAGGATGAGTCCAGGACATTGACGATTGATGAGATCGCATCGGGCCGTATCCAAGGTACCCTGACATCCTCCCGATTTCATATAAATTCTACTGACATTAACTATTGGTTTATTTTCACTCTTGAGAACAACTCCAGTGAGCCGGTCAATCGAATTGTGCGATTTGACGAGCCATTTGCCGATCAGGCCAGTATTTACTACCGACAGAGAGGGGCCTGGCATGAGGAATCGGCGGGACTTGCGGTGCCGATTAAGGAGCGTCGCGTCTCTAATCGAAATCCAATCTTCCCAATCACCATTACCCCGGGAGAAGCCAAGACAGTCTATCTGAAGCTTCAGTCCAATGTTGCCAGGATCACCATTGGTTTGTATTGCGACAAGCCGGAAATCTTCCTAAATTGGGAGCTGCTGCAGACAGCTTTTTATATGTTCTATTTTGGCGCCGCCAGCGCCTTAATTGTTTACAATTTATTTTTGTTCTTCGCGCTCAATGAAAGACTCTATCTTTACTATGTTTTGCATGGTCTTGCGTATAGTACCTTTGTGTTTTTTTATAGCGGATTTGATCTTTACCTCGGCATCGATAAGGACCTTCATTTGTTTTGATCTTTCTGATTTTGTTTACCAGAAGGCTACTGCAAACAAAAATCAATTTCCCAAGAATCGATAAAATATTGATCGGTTTTGCCATTGCAGCACTTCTGCTGGGCATTACCAGCTTCCTTGACATCCATTATTATCAATACCTTGCGCCTCTTGGGTTATCAGTCTATCTATTTCTTTTGTTTCTGGGAGTCTATGCCAAGCTGAAGGGCATCACGCTGTCCGGTTACTACCTGTTGAGTATGGCGCTCTATTTTTCCGGGATCATTCTGCTCGCCTTGCTGTTAATGGACTTAATTCCTTACAGCCTATTCGCGCGATATCTTTATATATCCGGCTCCTTGGCTGAATTGACCATTTTCTCCCTGGCATTAGCTTATCGGGTCAAGTTATTGCAGAATCAGAAAACAGGCCTTCAACAACAATTGATCGAAACCGAACGACAAGCAAAGGCGCGTTTGGAAGTGAAGGTGGCTGAACGCACCGAGGCACTCAAACAGGCCAATGAAGAATTGGAACGCATGGCCATGAAGGACGGTCTGACTAGCCTGGCGAATCGGCGCTTTCTCGATCAACGCTTGCGCGAAGAATGGCAAAGATTAAAGCGGGAGCAGGGATTTCTCGCCGTTGTTATATGCGATATCGATTATTTCAAACGGTTCAATGATCACTATGGTCATCAGAGCGGCGACACATGCATCGTCAAGGTCGCGCGGGCGCTGCAGCACGGTCTCCAGCGTCCCGGTGATCTGGCTGGGCGCTATGGGGGCGAGGAATTTTTGATGCTACTGCCAAACACGGATATCCAGGGCGCGGCCATCACCGCCGAAAGGCTCCGCTCAGCCGTCGAGGCGCTGGCGATCAAACACGCGAAATCCGATGTGAGGTATGTGACCATGTCTTTCGGCGTAGCCGCAGCCATACCCCAGGAGGACTGCAGCGCGGAACATCTTGTTTCGCTGGCGGACGAGGCGCTGTATCGTGCCAAGGACCAAGGCCGAAACCGGGTTGTCGTCAGTGAGTGAGTGAATATTTCCTTTCCCGTTAACAAGAAAGCATCGTCTTCAGAAAACATCACCTCAATATCTCGCGAGCCGTGCCATACTTCGCGGCTTTCATTTGATTGCGCTCTTGCATCCGATAAAGCATTTCGGAAACAACTTCAGTCGGGGATCAATAAAGCCCGGATGAAACTTTACTATTGACCAGCTTTTCAAGCTGGGGGACATCAACCTTCATGAGTCAGTCGGGTTATCATTTTCGCCCAACGTGCTCAGCGGTCGATTGGGCTGGAGTCAAGGTTTTGATGGACAGTGCATGAAGCTCGCCGCTCGCGATCTGGTCGCGGACAGTGTCCATCACCAGACGCTGTTTTTTGATGGGCGTCAGCCCTTCAAAAGACTCGCTGACAACAATGGCGTCGAAGTGACTACCGTCGCCACTGACTTGAACCTCGGCGTCTGACAGGCCATTGCGGATGAGTTGCGCCACGGCTTCTGTTTCCATTGGGGCTCCTTGCGGCTTGCTATTGGGAAGCTTGTTGTTGGGTCCAGAGGAAATGCGGCCGGGGCGAGTCTTGTCCAAGGTTCGAACCCGCGCGACGGCCGGCTGAAGCCACCGCACCCCGAGGGAGATCAGCCTTCCAGGGATTCCATGCGAATGCGCACCACGGCGCCCTGCACCGCCTCAAGCGCCTCAATGCGGGCGATGGCACGGTTCATGTCGCCTTCCTTAATGCGATGGGTGAGCATAATCAGGGGCACATGGGTGTCGCCCGCGCCCGGTTCTTTTTGCTGAATGGCCTCGATGCTGATGCCCTCCTCGCCGAGGATACCGGCGATACCTGCCATAACGCCGGGACTGTCGAGCGCGAGCAGGCGCAGATAATACGCCGTCTCGATGGCATCCATCGACAGCACCGGGGTGTCGCTCAGCTCATCCGGCTGGAAGGCGAGATGGGGCACCCGGTTGGTCGGATCGGTGGTCAGAGCGCGCGTGATATCCACCACATCGGCCACTACGGCAGAGGCAGTCGGCAGGGCACCGGCACCGGCACCATAGTAGAGCGTGGGACCGACGGCATCACACTTGACCAGCACCGCGTTCATCACGCCATCGACATTGGCAATCAGCCGCCGATGTGGGATGAGCGTGGGATGGACACGCAGCTCGATGCCGTCCGGGGTGCGCCGGGCGATACCAAGATGCTTGATGCAATAGCCGAGCTTGGCGGCATAGGCGACATCCAGGGGCTCAATGCGGGAGATGCCTTCGGTAAAGGTCTTGTCAAATTGCAGCGGGATGCCGAAGGCGAGCGAACCGAGAATAGTCAGCTTGTGCGCGGCGTCGATGCCTTCGACATCGAAAGTTGGATCGGCCTCGGCGTAGCCGAGTTCTTGCGCCTCGGCCAGCACCTCAGCAAAAGCGCGGCCCTTATCGCGCATCTCGGTCAGGATGAAATTGCCAGTGCCATTGATGATGCCGGCGATCCACTCAACATGGTTGGCGGCCAGACCTTCACGCAGCGCCTTGATGATAGGAATGCCCCCGGCCACGGCAGCCTCGAAGGCGACTGTGACGCCCTTGGCTTGAGCGGCGGCAAAGATCTCGTTGCCATGCAGGGCAATCAGCGCCTTGTTGGCGGTGACCACATGTTTGCCGTTCTCAATAGCCTTGAGCACCAGTTCGCGCGCCGGTGAATAACCGCCGATCAGCTCGATGACGATGTCGATCTCTGGGTCATCGACCACCTTGAAGGCGTCGTCAGAAATCTTGTCGATACGCTCGAGCCCGGAGATGCGGCTCTTGTCGTATTCACGCGCCGCCGCATGGGCGATGCGAATCTCGCGTCCGGCGCGACGGGCGATTTCCTCGGCATTGCCGGTCAGCACGGTGACGGTACCGCCGCCAACTGTACCCAGGCCCAAGAGTCCGATCTTAACGGGCTCCATAGTGTCTCCTCCAGAATCTGTAATGAAAGTGCGCATAGCGCTGGGCGCCGCGCACTCAGGCCACGTTTGCGGTGAATCCGATGCGCGCGTCCTCGCGCAGCATGTGTTTGATGCCTTTCACCGCCTGACGGGTGCGGTGTTCGTTCTCGATCAGCGCGAAACGCACATGATCGTCGCCATAGTCGCCAAAGCCAATACCCGGCGAGACCGCAACTTTCGCATCTTGCAGCAGCTTTTTGGCAAACTCCAGCGAGCCCATCGCCTGATAGGCCTCGGGAATACGCGCCCAGACGAACATGGTCGCGCGCGGTTTCTCGACCGGCCAGCCGGCAGCTTGCAGCCCCTCACAGAGCACGTCGCGCCGACTTTCGTATTGATCGCGGATCTCGGCCACGCAGTCCTGCGAGGACTCGAGCGCATGAATGGCCGCAACCTGAATGGGAGTAAAGGTGCCATAGTCGAGGTAGGACTTGATGCGCGCCAAGGCGGCGATCATGGTCGGATTGCCGCACATAAAGCCAATGCGCCAGCCCGGCATATTGTAGCTTTTTGACATGGAGAAAAACTCCACGGCATAGTCGATTGCACCCGGCACCTGCAAAATGGACGGCGCCTTGTAGCCGTCGAAAACGATGTCAGCATAGGCCAAATCGTGCACGACCCAGATGCCGTGCTCGCGGGCGATGTCGATGACTTTTTCAAAGAAGTCCAGCTCCACACACTGAGTGGTGGGATTGCCGGGGAAGTTGAGCACCAGCATCTTCGGCCGCGGCCAAGAGTCCAAAATCGCGCGCTGGAGCTCCTCGAAAAAGTCCACCTCAGGCGTCAGCTTGACGTGGCGCACATCGGCGCCTGCGATAATAAAGCCATAGGGATGAATCGGATAGGCCGGATTGGGCACCAGCACAGTGTCGCCCGCCGCCATGGTCGCCATGGCCAGATGGGCGAGCCCCTCCTTGCTGCCGATGGTAACAATGGCCTGACTTTCGGGGTCCAGGGTGACAGCGTAGCGATCCTGATACCAGCGGCAGATGGCGCGGCGCAGGCGCGGAATACCGCGCGAGACCGAATAACGATGGGTATCGCGGCGCTGGGCGACCTCGACAAGCTTATCGACAATATGCCGGGGCGTGGGCTGGTCCGGATTGCCCATGCCGAAGTCGATAATATCCTCGCCGCGCGCTCGCGCCGCTGCCTTCAACTCATTGACAATGTTGAAAACATAGGGCGGAAGCCGCTCGATGCGGCTGAAATTGGGCTGGGGCGCGAGCACGGATGTTCCTCTCAAAGATTGGCAAGGGAAACCTTGCAGTTTAGCGCGCCGCGCGGCGGATGCCTATCGCTGAACGCGACGGTGCGCGAGCGGAGCACAGCTGGAGCGGGGTTAGGCAGGGTTGGGCCGGTTTGAGGCACAACCGGATAGCAACTGGAGCAACTCAGGACTCAAGCCAGAAAGTGACGGGACCATCGTTGGTGAGACTCACCTGCATGTCGGCGCCGAATCGTCCGCTTGCCACCGGCTGATGGGTCTGACGTGCGCACTCCAGCAGGTGCGCGAACAGCCGCTCGCCAAGCTCTGGTGGCGCGGCGCTGGTAAAGCTTGCCCGAGTGCCCTTGCGGGTATCGGCCGCCAGAGTGAACTGAGGCACCAGCAGCAGGCCGCCTTTGACATCGCGCAGGCTCAAGTTCATGCGGCCACTGGCATCGGGGAACACACGGTAGCCGAGCAGGCGCTCAAGCAACCGCTCGGCGCGGGATTCGTTATCCTCAGGCTGCACCGCGACCAGCACTAGAAGGCCTTGATCGATAGCGCCAACTAACTCCCCCGCCACCTCAACCCGCGCCTGGGTGACGCGCTGGAGCAGGCCGATCATGCCAACTGTTGGGCGAAGCGATCAGTGGCTGCGATGAGTTCGCGCGCAATGCCGGGCTCAAAGGCCGCGTGACCGGCGTCGGGGATGATCTTGAGTTCAGCCTCGGGCCAGGCCTGGTGCAACTCCCAGGCAGACGCCAGCGGGCAGATGGCGTCGTAGCGACCATGCACGATAACACCGGGAATGCCGCGCACGGCATTGATGTCCCGCAGCAACTGGTCCGATTGCAAGAAGGCGTTGTGCAAAAAGTAATGGCATTCCACGCGCGCTAGGGCGATGGCGAACGCATCGGCGGCAAAGCTGTCGCGCAGTTCGCGATTCGACAGCAGGGTGGCACAGCGCCCCTCCCACAGCGACCAGGCGCGCGCGGCGGCGGTCTGCGCCTCACCCGGCGGACCGAACAGGCGCTCGGCATAGGCGCGCAACAGATCGCCCTGCTCTTCTGGCGCGATGGGCGCGAGATAGTCCTGCCAGTAGTCGGGGAACAGGCGGCTCGCGCCCTGTTGGTAGAACCAGTGAATTTCTTCCGGCCGACAGAGAAAAATCCCGCGCAGCACCAAAGCTGACACGGCCTCTGGGTGCTGCTCGGCATAGGCCAATGCAAGGGTTGAGCCCCAGGAACCGCCAAACACCAACCAGCGCTCCACCCCCAGATGCGCGCGCAGGCGTTCGATATCGGCGACCAGATCCCAGGTGGTATTGGCATCGACACAGGCATGAGGCCGTGAGCGCCCGCAACCGCGCTGATCGAACAGAATGATACGGTAGCGCTCGGGATCGAAAAACTGCCGGTGCGACGCACTACAGCCGGCACCCGGTCCGCCATGCAGAAACAGCGCCGGGTACCCGTTCGGGTTGCCGCACTGCTCGACATAGAGTTCATGCCCGTCGCCGACATCAAGGTATTCAGTCGCATA includes the following:
- a CDS encoding NAD(+) synthase codes for the protein MTDAETPCPPAGDFFNLYHQGLVRVAVCVPEVVVADPSTNARATLRLAQQAAKSGALVALFPELGLSAYSNEDLFQQQALLDASLAALDEVRLASREFATLLAVGLPLAVDGRLFNTAVLVHQGRLLGAAPKSYLPNFREFYEKRQFSPARDALSREISLLGETIPFGNDLLFEARNLPGCVLHMELCEDLWTPIPPSTHAALAGATLLLNLSASNITIGKAAERNALCAAQSGKCLAAYLYSAAGPGESSTDLAWDGHAVIYENGQLLAESERFAPSEQIILADIDLDLLIGERRRRTSFGDAAAAESEHLRGMRRIGFAPGLPGGDLGLRRRVERFPFVPADSRTRDAYCYEAYNIQVQALAKRLAATSIERLVIGVSGGLDSTQALLVAARTMDRLGLPRTNVLAYTLPGFATGESTRVNAWTLMRALGVTAAEIDIRPSCLQMLQDLGHPFADGQPVHDVTFENVQAGERTSHLFRLANHHQALVLGTGDLSEIALGWSTYGVGDQMSHYNVNASVSKTLIQYLIRWLIASNQFDDATNAVLQRILDTEISPELVPPDAQGHIQSTQDIIGPYELQDFHLYYISRYGLRPSKVAFLAWHAWHDRAHGPWPDGMRPEDQQEYDLSSIRRWLEVFVRRFFGGSQFKRSCMPNGPKVSSGGSLSPRGDWRAPSDAVAAVWLDELRQNVPNITSAEK
- a CDS encoding 7TMR-DISMED2 domain-containing protein; this translates as MESQVFSMGQSILQPGRFFAAVILFIMASTGLAKTAAIPSYDVSTAGIASNPFQVYLIQDESRTLTIDEIASGRIQGTLTSSRFHINSTDINYWFIFTLENNSSEPVNRIVRFDEPFADQASIYYRQRGAWHEESAGLAVPIKERRVSNRNPIFPITITPGEAKTVYLKLQSNVARITIGLYCDKPEIFLNWELLQTAFYMFYFGAASALIVYNLFLFFALNERLYLYYVLHGLAYSTFVFFYSGFDLYLGIDKDLHLF
- a CDS encoding GGDEF domain-containing protein, with product MIFLILFTRRLLQTKINFPRIDKILIGFAIAALLLGITSFLDIHYYQYLAPLGLSVYLFLLFLGVYAKLKGITLSGYYLLSMALYFSGIILLALLLMDLIPYSLFARYLYISGSLAELTIFSLALAYRVKLLQNQKTGLQQQLIETERQAKARLEVKVAERTEALKQANEELERMAMKDGLTSLANRRFLDQRLREEWQRLKREQGFLAVVICDIDYFKRFNDHYGHQSGDTCIVKVARALQHGLQRPGDLAGRYGGEEFLMLLPNTDIQGAAITAERLRSAVEALAIKHAKSDVRYVTMSFGVAAAIPQEDCSAEHLVSLADEALYRAKDQGRNRVVVSE
- a CDS encoding BolA family protein encodes the protein METEAVAQLIRNGLSDAEVQVSGDGSHFDAIVVSESFEGLTPIKKQRLVMDTVRDQIASGELHALSIKTLTPAQSTAEHVGRK
- a CDS encoding homoserine dehydrogenase, which encodes MEPVKIGLLGLGTVGGGTVTVLTGNAEEIARRAGREIRIAHAAAREYDKSRISGLERIDKISDDAFKVVDDPEIDIVIELIGGYSPARELVLKAIENGKHVVTANKALIALHGNEIFAAAQAKGVTVAFEAAVAGGIPIIKALREGLAANHVEWIAGIINGTGNFILTEMRDKGRAFAEVLAEAQELGYAEADPTFDVEGIDAAHKLTILGSLAFGIPLQFDKTFTEGISRIEPLDVAYAAKLGYCIKHLGIARRTPDGIELRVHPTLIPHRRLIANVDGVMNAVLVKCDAVGPTLYYGAGAGALPTASAVVADVVDITRALTTDPTNRVPHLAFQPDELSDTPVLSMDAIETAYYLRLLALDSPGVMAGIAGILGEEGISIEAIQQKEPGAGDTHVPLIMLTHRIKEGDMNRAIARIEALEAVQGAVVRIRMESLEG
- the alaC gene encoding alanine transaminase encodes the protein MLAPQPNFSRIERLPPYVFNIVNELKAAARARGEDIIDFGMGNPDQPTPRHIVDKLVEVAQRRDTHRYSVSRGIPRLRRAICRWYQDRYAVTLDPESQAIVTIGSKEGLAHLAMATMAAGDTVLVPNPAYPIHPYGFIIAGADVRHVKLTPEVDFFEELQRAILDSWPRPKMLVLNFPGNPTTQCVELDFFEKVIDIAREHGIWVVHDLAYADIVFDGYKAPSILQVPGAIDYAVEFFSMSKSYNMPGWRIGFMCGNPTMIAALARIKSYLDYGTFTPIQVAAIHALESSQDCVAEIRDQYESRRDVLCEGLQAAGWPVEKPRATMFVWARIPEAYQAMGSLEFAKKLLQDAKVAVSPGIGFGDYGDDHVRFALIENEHRTRQAVKGIKHMLREDARIGFTANVA
- the dtd gene encoding D-aminoacyl-tRNA deacylase — its product is MIGLLQRVTQARVEVAGELVGAIDQGLLVLVAVQPEDNESRAERLLERLLGYRVFPDASGRMNLSLRDVKGGLLLVPQFTLAADTRKGTRASFTSAAPPELGERLFAHLLECARQTHQPVASGRFGADMQVSLTNDGPVTFWLES
- the pip gene encoding prolyl aminopeptidase, encoding MTMQNSFYPAIEPYATEYLDVGDGHELYVEQCGNPNGYPALFLHGGPGAGCSASHRQFFDPERYRIILFDQRGCGRSRPHACVDANTTWDLVADIERLRAHLGVERWLVFGGSWGSTLALAYAEQHPEAVSALVLRGIFLCRPEEIHWFYQQGASRLFPDYWQDYLAPIAPEEQGDLLRAYAERLFGPPGEAQTAAARAWSLWEGRCATLLSNRELRDSFAADAFAIALARVECHYFLHNAFLQSDQLLRDINAVRGIPGVIVHGRYDAICPLASAWELHQAWPEAELKIIPDAGHAAFEPGIARELIAATDRFAQQLA